In the Phaseolus vulgaris cultivar G19833 chromosome 7, P. vulgaris v2.0, whole genome shotgun sequence genome, one interval contains:
- the LOC137829593 gene encoding oleosin Ara h 11.0101-like yields MADLHYKQSPQPSLGYKDDPHQQTLCTQVAKAITAVTAGGSFLVVAALILTGTVIALTIVTPLFVIFSPVLVPAVITVAFLSLGFLASGGFCVMAITVLAWIYGYVTGKHPPGADQLDSARDKLLNKAREIKDCGIVN; encoded by the coding sequence ATGGCTGACCTTCACTACAAACAATCCCCACAACCATCCCTTGGCTACAAAGATGATCCACACCAGCAAACCCTCTGCACCCAGGTTGCCAAGGCGATCACAGCCGTCACTGCTGGTGGCTCCTTCCTTGTCGTTGCTGCCTTAATCTTGACCGGCACTGTCATTGCTCTCACCATTGTCACTCCACTATTTGTGATTTTCAGTCCTGTTTTGGTCCCTGCAGTTATCACTGTTGCCTTCCTTAGCCTAGGCTTCTTGGCCTCGGGTGGGTTTTGTGTCATGGCAATCACTGTGTTGGCCTGGATCTACGGATATGTCACTGGGAAGCACCCACCTGGTGCTGATCAATTGGACAGCGCGCGTGACAAGCTCTTGAACAAGGCGCGTGAGATCAAGGACTGCGGAATAGTGAATTAA
- the LOC137829252 gene encoding uncharacterized protein encodes MVLVTPQLDGSNYHSWSRAMKRALLSKNKFKFFNGDLPESSHSDNQYEAWEKGNVMVISWITRSITTQIAQNTVYIDNVKELWEVLKERFSKSNHFRVSDLLQEINSIKQGEKSITEYYTDSKTLWEELDALRPLPTCVCKVKCNCNMMKTMSSYRDSERVMCFLKGLGEIYNVVKMQILLT; translated from the coding sequence ATGGTCTTGGTCACGCCACAATTGGATGGTTCAAATTACCATTCCTGGAGCAGAGCGATGAAGAGGGCTCTGCTCTCCAAGAATAAATTCAAGTTCTTCAATGGAGACCTACCAGAGTCATCCCATAGTGACAATCAATATGAAGCATGGGAGAAAGGCAATGTCATGGTCATCTCTTGGATCACACGGAGCATCACGACCCAAATCGCACAAAACACTGTGTATATAGACAATGTGAAAGAGCTGTGGGAAGTTCTCAAagaaaggttttcaaaatccaaCCATTTTCGTGTTTCAGATCTTCTACAAGAAATAAATTCCATCAAACAAGGGGAGAAAAGCATTACAGAATATTACACTGACTCTAAGACACTGTGGGAAGAGCTTGATGCCTTGCGCCCCTTACCTACCTGTGTCTGTAAGGTCAAGTGCAATTGTAACATGATGAAGACCATGTCCAGCTATAGGGACTCTGAACGGgtaatgtgtttcttgaaaggatTGGGAGAAATTTATAATGTTGTTAAAATGCAAATTCTTTTGACATAA